In Seriola aureovittata isolate HTS-2021-v1 ecotype China chromosome 17, ASM2101889v1, whole genome shotgun sequence, a genomic segment contains:
- the scn4ab gene encoding sodium channel protein type 4 subunit alpha B isoform X1 → MMSRKMSYFEFWRSNKERGALLKRANQLRIPPSQLRQLLGDSGIRAVLHDAKMAPLLPPLGSEVFRRFTQASLEEIQRRYEAEEKERQRKKEKNIEIAEEDLPKPASDLEAGKPLPFIYGDPPPELLNTPLEELDPFYQSQKTFIVLSKGNIIYRFNADPACYTLSPFSRLRTIAIRILIHSLFSLFIMVTILTNCAFMTMSDPPAWSKTVEYVFTGIYTFEATVKVLSRGFCVGDFTFLRDPWNWLDFMVISMAYLTEFVDLGNVSALRTFRVLRALKTITVIPGLKTIVGALIQSVKKLADVMILTVFCLSVFALIGLQLFMGNLRQKCVLMPQQLRNHTPDVSLNISYHGNNTYGNDTGSGDFVFYEYINNPGNYYYLPGQLDALLCGNSSDAGVCPEGYVCLKVGRNPNYGYTSYDSFGWAFLALFRLMTQDFWENLFQLTLRAAGKTYMIFFVVVIFLGSFYLINLILAVVAMAYAEQNEATCAEAKQKEEEYAEILEALKRREEEQATCRATPSQNPDSTHPPVDGQEVEQEHTAMEDFEDDQRPCPPCWYSFADIFLKWNCCGCWRWLKIRLYTIVMDPFFDLGITICIVLNTVFMAMEHYPMTDQFEELLSVGNLVFTGIFTAEMVLKLLAMDPYYYFQVGWNIFDSIIVTMSLVELGLANVQGLSVLRSFRLMRVFKLAKSWPTLNMLIKIIGNSVGALGNLTLVLAIIVFIFAVVGMQLFGKNYKDCVCRISGDCELPRWHMNDFFHAFLIIFRILCGEWIETMWDCMEVSGQTMCLIVFMMVLVIGNLVVLNLFLALLLSSFSGDNLAAPEDEGENNLQIAINRINRAVAWIKSWILEQIWTVLGKKRHVNPDHIVDGDDNDTKEVLHLTFVTSDQPVSEVNALGCSHDNLSSNYHNITFLKVPIAESESESESESESESDFETPENEDEEEDEEEDKKEKLSKGEESSTCSTVQKLPEVQEEEDDEDQDTNTPEDCCTDNCYRRCPRLDIDTSQGRGKVWSNFRRTCFSIVEHNYFETFIIFMILLSSGALAFEDIYLEQRRVIKIVLEYADQVFTYVFVVEMILKWIAYGFKIYFTNAWCWLDFLIVDVSLVSLTANILGYSELGAIKSLRTLRALRPLRALSRFEGMRVVVNALVGAIPSIFNVLLVCLIFWLIFSIMGVNLFAGKFYYCFNETSEEMFHPADINNKTECFALINENFSEVRWKNLKVNYDNVGMGYLSLLQVATFKGWMDIMYAAVDSREVEDQPVYEGNLYMYLYFVCFIIFGSFFTLNLFIGVIIDNFNQQKAKLGGTDIFMTEEQKKYYNAMKKLGSKKPQKPVPRPDNKFQGLVFDLVTKQFFDIFIMVLICLNMVTMMVETDEQSLEKETILYWVNLVFIIVFTTECSLKIIALRQHYFAVGWNIFDFVVVILSIVGLLLADLIEKYFVSPTLFRVIRLARIGRILRLIRGAKGIRTLLFALMMSLPALFNIGLLLFLIMFIFSIFGMSNFAYVRKEAMIDDIFNFESFGNSMICLFMITTSAGWDGLLSPIMNTAPDCDPDIENPGSMVRGNCGSPAVGIVFFTTYIIMSFLVVVNMYIAIILENFNVATEESTDPLCEDDFEMFYETWEKFDPDASQFIQYSKLSDFCDTLQDPLRIPKPNTIKLIHMDLPLVPGDKIHCLDILLALTAQVLGDSGAMDTLKASMEEKFMANNPSKVSYEPISSTLRRKQEEVAAMVIQQAYRKHLLRRTVKLASYKYREKTDRRRDEDSPPETEGLLFKRISQLYGDSQDTEEQPPPARVELQSELLLHATPPLSTPDFLQDENLRESIV, encoded by the exons atgatgagcagaaaaatgtcatattttgagTTTTGGAGGAGCaacaaggagagaggagctcTGCTGAAGAGAGCCAATCAGCTGAGAATTCCTCCCTCACAGCT GAGGCAGCTGCTAGGTGACAGTGGAATTCGGGCGGTGCTGCATGATGCCAAGATGGCGCCTCTGCTTCCCCCTCTTGGTTCGGAGGTCTTCAGACGCTTCACGCAAGCCTCGCTAGAGGAAATTCAACGACGATATGAAGCCGAGGAGAAGGAGcgacagaggaagaaggagaagaacaTCGAG ATAGCAGAAGAAGATCTTCCTAAACCAGCAAGTGACTTGGAGGCCGGCAAGCCCCTCCCATTTATCTATGGAGACCCGCCCCCTGAGCTTCTCAACACCCCATTGGAGGAGCTGGATCCCTTCTACCAATCACAGAAG ACATTCATCGTGCTCAGTAAAGGAAACATCATCTACAGGTTTAACGCTGACCCGGCCTGCTACACCCTGAGTCCATTCAGTCGTCTGAGGACCATCGCCATCAGGATCCTGATCCACTC tttattcagtttgttcatcatgGTGACGATTCTGACCAACTGTGCGTTCATGACGATGAGTGATCCTCCAGCATGGAGCAAGACTGTGGA GTACGTCTTCACAGGCATCTACACGTTTGAAGCGACGGTCAAAGTTCTCTCCCGAGGATTCTGTGTGGGAGATTTCACCTTCCTCAGAGACCCCTGGAACTGGCTGGATTTCATGGTCATCAGCATGGC gTATCTTACAGAGTTTGTAGACTTGGGGAATGTTTCTGCGTTGAGAACATTCAGAGTTCTCCGAGCCCTGAAGACCATCACAGTCATCCCCG GTTTAAAGACTATTGTGGGAGCTCTCATCCAATCAGTCAAGAAGTTGGCTGATGTCATGATCCTGACAGTGTTCTGCCTCAGTGTCTTTGCCCTGATTGGTCTGCAGCTCTTCATGGGAAACCTGAGACAGAAGTGTGTCCTGATGCCACAACAGCTTCGTAACCACACACCTGACGTCAGTCTCAAcatcagttaccatggcaacaacacCTACGGCAATGACACAGGAAGCGGTGACTTTGTTTTCTATGAGTACATCAATAATCCAG GGAACTACTACTACCTGCCTGGGCAGCTCGATGCTCTACTCTGTGGAAACAGCTCTGATGCCGG GGTCTGTCCCGAGGGTTATGTCTGTCTAAAGGTGGGGAGAAATCCAAACTATGGCTACACCAGCTACGACTCTTTTGGTTGGGCATTCCTGGCTCTGTTCAGACTGATGACCCAGGACTTCTGGGAAAACCTCTTCCAGCTG acacTACGAGCGGCAGGTAAAACCTATATGATTTTCTTCGTGGTCGTCATTTTCCTCGGCTCGTTCTACCTCATTAACCTGATCCtggctgtggttgccatggcgTATGCCGAGCAGAACGAGGCCACGTGTGCCGAGGCcaaacagaaggaggaggagtacGCCGAGATCCTGGAGGCgctgaagaggagagaggaggag CAGGCAACCTGCAGGGCTACACCCTCCCAGAATCCAGACTCAACACACCCACCTGTTGACGGACAGGAAGTCGAGCAAGAACACACTGCTATGgaag acTTTGAGGATGACCAGAGACCGTGTCCTCCATGTTGGTATTCCTTTGCTGACATCTTCCTGAAGTGGAACTGCTGTGGTTGCTGGCGGTGGCTCAAAATACGGCTCTACACCATCGTCATGGACCCATTCTTCGACCTTGGCATCACCATCTGCATCGTCCTCAACACCGTCTTCATGGCCATGGAGCACTATCCAATGACGGATCAGTTTGAGGAGCTACTGAGTGTCGGAAACCTG GTCTTCACAGGGATCTTCACAGCAGAGATGGTGCTCAAACTTCTGGCCATGGACCCGTACTACTACTTCCAG gtGGGGTGGAACATCTTTGACAGCATCATCGTAACCATGAGTCTGGTGGAGCTGGGATTGGCTAACGTTCAGGGCCTGTCTGTGCTGCGCTCATTCCGATTG ATGCGTGTCTTTAAGCTGGCCAAGTCTTGGCCGACCCTCAACATGCTGATCAAGATCATTGGAAACTCGGTGGGGGCTCTGGGGAACCTGACTCTGGTCCTCGCCATCATCGTTTTCATCTTCGCCGTCGTCGGGATGCAGCTGTTTGGGAAGAACTACAAAGACTGCGTCTGTCGCATCTCGGGGGACTGCGAGCTTCCTCGCTGGCACATGAATGACTTCTTCCACGccttcctcatcatcttcaggaTCCTGTGTGGAGAATGGATCGAGACCATGTGGGACTGCATGGAGGTCTCGGGTCAGACCATGTGTCTGATTGTGTTCATGATGGTCCTGGTCATTGGAAACCTTGTT GTCCTGAACCTGTTCCTGGCCTTGTTGCTGAGCTCATTCAGCGGTGATAATCTGGCAGCTCCAGAGGATGAAGGTGAAAACAACTTGCAGATCGCCATAAATCGGATCAACAGGGCCGTGGCCTGGATCAAGTCCTGGATCCTAGAGCAGATTTGGACTGTCTTGGGAAAGAAGAGGCATGTCAACCCAGACCACATTG TCGACGGTGACGACAACGACACAAAGGAGGTTTTGCATTTGACCTTTGTGACCTCAGACCAGCCAGTGTCAGAGGTCAATGCCCTCGGCTGTAGCCACGACAACCTGAGCAGCAACTACCACAACATCACCTTCCTGAAGGTGCCCATCGCGGAGTCCGAGTCGGAGTCTGAGTCCGAGTCGGAGTCTGAGTCCGACTTTGAGACAcctgaaaatgaagatgaagaagaggatgaagaggaagacaagaaagaaaagctttCCAAA GGTGAAGAGTCGTCAACCTGCAGCACAGTACAGAAACTTCCTGAAGTccaagaggaagaggacgatGAAGATCAGGATACTAATACACCTGAGGACTGCTGCACTGACA ACTGTTACCGTCGCTGCCCGCGCCTGGACATAGACACATCCCAGGGCAGAGGGAAGGTCTGGTCTAACTTCAGGAGAACCTGTTTCTCCATTGTGGAACACAACTACTTTGAgaccttcatcatcttcatgatACTGCTCAGCAGCGGAGCTCTG GCATTTGAGGACATCTACCTGGAGCAGCGTCGGGTCATAAAGATTGTTCTGGAGTATGCAGACCAGGTATTCACCTACGTGTTTGTGGTAGAGATGATTCTCAAGTGGATCGCCTACGGATTCAAGATCTACTTCACCAACGCCTGGTGCTGGCTGGACTTCCTTATTGTAGAC GTGTCTCTAGTGTCTCTGACAGCCAACATCCTGGGATACTCTGAGCTGGGAGCCATCAAGTCTCTGAGGACTCTAAGAGCTCTGAGGCCTCTGAGGGCCCTGTCCCGCTTTGAGGGCATGAGG gtggtGGTGAATGCTCTGGTTGGAGCGATCCCCTCCATCTTTAACGTGCTGCTGGTGTGTCTGATCTTCTGGCTGATCTTCAGCATCATGGGAGTGAATTTGTTTGCAGGAAAGTTTTATTACTGTTTCAATGAGACGTCAGAGGAGATGTTTCACCCTGCGGACATCAACAACAAGACCGAGTGTTTCGCTCTGATCAATGAAAACTTCTCTGAGGTCCGCTGGAAGAACCTGAAGGTCAACTACGACAATGTGGGAATGGGCTACCTGTCGCTGCTGCAAGTG gCCACATTTAAAGGCTGGATGGACATCATGTACGCTGCAGTGGACTCCAGAGAG GTGGAGGACCAGCCGGTGTACGAGGGTAACCTGTACATGTACCTGTACTTCGTCTGTTTCATCATCTTTGGCTCCTTCTTCACCCTCAACCTCTTCATCGGAGTCATCATCGACAACTTCAACCAGCAGAAAGCCAAG TTGGGAGGAacagatattttcatgacagaggagcagaaaaaaTATTACAATGCCATGAAGAAACTGGGCTCTAAGAAACCTCAGAAACCTGTTCCACGACCTGAT AACAAGTTCCAGGGTCTGGTCTTTGACTTGGTCACTAAACAGTTTTTCGACATCTTCATCATGGTGTTGATCTGCCTCAACATGGTGACCATGATGGTGGAGACGGACGAGCAGAGCCTGGAGAAAGAGACCATCTTGTACTGGGTCAACCTGGTCTTCATCATCGTCTTCACCACTGAGTGCTCTCTAAAGATCATCGCACTCAGGCAGCACTACTTTGCCGTTGGCTGGAACATTTTCGACTTTGTAGTGGTCATCCTGTCCATTGTAG gCCTTCTCCTCGCTGACCTCATAGAGAAGTATTTTGTTTCGCCCACTCTCTTTCGTGTGATCCGATTGGCTCGTATCGGTCGAATCCTTCGTCTTATCCGAGGAGCTAAGGGAATCCGGACGCTTCTGTTtgccctgatgatgtcacttcctgcccTCTTCAACATTggtctgctcctcttcctcatcatgtTCATCTTCTCCATCTTCGGAATGTCAAATTTTGCCTATGTGAGGAAGGAGGCCATGATAGATGACATTTTTAACTTTGAGAGCTTTGGGAACAGCATGATCTGTTTGTTTATGATCACCACATCAGCCGGATGGGACGGCCTGCTGAGTCCCATCATGAACACAGCGCCAGACTGTGACCCAGACATCGAGAACCCTGGATCAATGGTGAGAGGGAACTGTGGCAGCCCGGCGGTGGGCATTGTCTTTTTCACCACCTACATTATTATGTCCTTCCTGGTGGTGGTCAACATGTACATCGCCATCATCCTGGAGAACTTCAACGTGGCCACAGAGGAGAGCACCGACCCGCTGTGTGAGGATGACTTTGAGATGTTTTATGAAACCTGGGAGAAGTTTGACCCCGATGCCTCACAGTTTATACAGTACAG TAAACTGTCAGACTTCTGCGACACTCTCCAGGATCCTCTGAGGATTCCCAAACCCAACACCATCAAACTGATCCACATGGATCTGCCTCTGGTTCCTGGAGACAAGATCCATTGTCTTGACATTCTGCTGGCACTCACTGCACAG GTGTTGGGGGATTCAGGAGCAATGGATACACTCAAAGCCAGCATGGAGGAGAAATTCATGGCTAACAACCcctcaaag GTGTCTTATGAACCGATCAGCAGCACCCTGCGGAGAAAACAGGAGGAGGTGGCGGCGATGGTGATCCAGCAAGCGTACAGGAAACACCTTCTTCGGCGGACGGTCAAATTGGCATCTTACAAATACCGCGAGAAGACAGATAGACGGCGAGACGAGGATTCGCCCCCAGAGACAGAAGGACTTCTCTTTAAACGAATCAGTCAGCTGTATGGAGACAGCCAGGACACAGAGGAGCAACCTCCTCCAGCCCGAGTGGAGCTTCAGAGTGAGTTACTCCTCCATGCCACTCCTCCCCTGAGCACCCCCGACTTTCTGCAAGATGAGAACCTGAGGGAATCGATCGTGTGA
- the scn4ab gene encoding sodium channel protein type 4 subunit alpha B isoform X2 — protein sequence MMSRKMSYFEFWRSNKERGALLKRANQLRIPPSQLRQLLGDSGIRAVLHDAKMAPLLPPLGSEVFRRFTQASLEEIQRRYEAEEKERQRKKEKNIEIAEEDLPKPASDLEAGKPLPFIYGDPPPELLNTPLEELDPFYQSQKTFIVLSKGNIIYRFNADPACYTLSPFSRLRTIAIRILIHSLFSLFIMVTILTNCAFMTMSDPPAWSKTVEYVFTGIYTFEATVKVLSRGFCVGDFTFLRDPWNWLDFMVISMAYLTEFVDLGNVSALRTFRVLRALKTITVIPGLKTIVGALIQSVKKLADVMILTVFCLSVFALIGLQLFMGNLRQKCVLMPQQLRNHTPDVSLNISYHGNNTYGNDTGSGDFVFYEYINNPGNYYYLPGQLDALLCGNSSDAGVCPEGYVCLKVGRNPNYGYTSYDSFGWAFLALFRLMTQDFWENLFQLTLRAAGKTYMIFFVVVIFLGSFYLINLILAVVAMAYAEQNEATCAEAKQKEEEYAEILEALKRREEEATCRATPSQNPDSTHPPVDGQEVEQEHTAMEDFEDDQRPCPPCWYSFADIFLKWNCCGCWRWLKIRLYTIVMDPFFDLGITICIVLNTVFMAMEHYPMTDQFEELLSVGNLVFTGIFTAEMVLKLLAMDPYYYFQVGWNIFDSIIVTMSLVELGLANVQGLSVLRSFRLMRVFKLAKSWPTLNMLIKIIGNSVGALGNLTLVLAIIVFIFAVVGMQLFGKNYKDCVCRISGDCELPRWHMNDFFHAFLIIFRILCGEWIETMWDCMEVSGQTMCLIVFMMVLVIGNLVVLNLFLALLLSSFSGDNLAAPEDEGENNLQIAINRINRAVAWIKSWILEQIWTVLGKKRHVNPDHIVDGDDNDTKEVLHLTFVTSDQPVSEVNALGCSHDNLSSNYHNITFLKVPIAESESESESESESESDFETPENEDEEEDEEEDKKEKLSKGEESSTCSTVQKLPEVQEEEDDEDQDTNTPEDCCTDNCYRRCPRLDIDTSQGRGKVWSNFRRTCFSIVEHNYFETFIIFMILLSSGALAFEDIYLEQRRVIKIVLEYADQVFTYVFVVEMILKWIAYGFKIYFTNAWCWLDFLIVDVSLVSLTANILGYSELGAIKSLRTLRALRPLRALSRFEGMRVVVNALVGAIPSIFNVLLVCLIFWLIFSIMGVNLFAGKFYYCFNETSEEMFHPADINNKTECFALINENFSEVRWKNLKVNYDNVGMGYLSLLQVATFKGWMDIMYAAVDSREVEDQPVYEGNLYMYLYFVCFIIFGSFFTLNLFIGVIIDNFNQQKAKLGGTDIFMTEEQKKYYNAMKKLGSKKPQKPVPRPDNKFQGLVFDLVTKQFFDIFIMVLICLNMVTMMVETDEQSLEKETILYWVNLVFIIVFTTECSLKIIALRQHYFAVGWNIFDFVVVILSIVGLLLADLIEKYFVSPTLFRVIRLARIGRILRLIRGAKGIRTLLFALMMSLPALFNIGLLLFLIMFIFSIFGMSNFAYVRKEAMIDDIFNFESFGNSMICLFMITTSAGWDGLLSPIMNTAPDCDPDIENPGSMVRGNCGSPAVGIVFFTTYIIMSFLVVVNMYIAIILENFNVATEESTDPLCEDDFEMFYETWEKFDPDASQFIQYSKLSDFCDTLQDPLRIPKPNTIKLIHMDLPLVPGDKIHCLDILLALTAQVLGDSGAMDTLKASMEEKFMANNPSKVSYEPISSTLRRKQEEVAAMVIQQAYRKHLLRRTVKLASYKYREKTDRRRDEDSPPETEGLLFKRISQLYGDSQDTEEQPPPARVELQSELLLHATPPLSTPDFLQDENLRESIV from the exons atgatgagcagaaaaatgtcatattttgagTTTTGGAGGAGCaacaaggagagaggagctcTGCTGAAGAGAGCCAATCAGCTGAGAATTCCTCCCTCACAGCT GAGGCAGCTGCTAGGTGACAGTGGAATTCGGGCGGTGCTGCATGATGCCAAGATGGCGCCTCTGCTTCCCCCTCTTGGTTCGGAGGTCTTCAGACGCTTCACGCAAGCCTCGCTAGAGGAAATTCAACGACGATATGAAGCCGAGGAGAAGGAGcgacagaggaagaaggagaagaacaTCGAG ATAGCAGAAGAAGATCTTCCTAAACCAGCAAGTGACTTGGAGGCCGGCAAGCCCCTCCCATTTATCTATGGAGACCCGCCCCCTGAGCTTCTCAACACCCCATTGGAGGAGCTGGATCCCTTCTACCAATCACAGAAG ACATTCATCGTGCTCAGTAAAGGAAACATCATCTACAGGTTTAACGCTGACCCGGCCTGCTACACCCTGAGTCCATTCAGTCGTCTGAGGACCATCGCCATCAGGATCCTGATCCACTC tttattcagtttgttcatcatgGTGACGATTCTGACCAACTGTGCGTTCATGACGATGAGTGATCCTCCAGCATGGAGCAAGACTGTGGA GTACGTCTTCACAGGCATCTACACGTTTGAAGCGACGGTCAAAGTTCTCTCCCGAGGATTCTGTGTGGGAGATTTCACCTTCCTCAGAGACCCCTGGAACTGGCTGGATTTCATGGTCATCAGCATGGC gTATCTTACAGAGTTTGTAGACTTGGGGAATGTTTCTGCGTTGAGAACATTCAGAGTTCTCCGAGCCCTGAAGACCATCACAGTCATCCCCG GTTTAAAGACTATTGTGGGAGCTCTCATCCAATCAGTCAAGAAGTTGGCTGATGTCATGATCCTGACAGTGTTCTGCCTCAGTGTCTTTGCCCTGATTGGTCTGCAGCTCTTCATGGGAAACCTGAGACAGAAGTGTGTCCTGATGCCACAACAGCTTCGTAACCACACACCTGACGTCAGTCTCAAcatcagttaccatggcaacaacacCTACGGCAATGACACAGGAAGCGGTGACTTTGTTTTCTATGAGTACATCAATAATCCAG GGAACTACTACTACCTGCCTGGGCAGCTCGATGCTCTACTCTGTGGAAACAGCTCTGATGCCGG GGTCTGTCCCGAGGGTTATGTCTGTCTAAAGGTGGGGAGAAATCCAAACTATGGCTACACCAGCTACGACTCTTTTGGTTGGGCATTCCTGGCTCTGTTCAGACTGATGACCCAGGACTTCTGGGAAAACCTCTTCCAGCTG acacTACGAGCGGCAGGTAAAACCTATATGATTTTCTTCGTGGTCGTCATTTTCCTCGGCTCGTTCTACCTCATTAACCTGATCCtggctgtggttgccatggcgTATGCCGAGCAGAACGAGGCCACGTGTGCCGAGGCcaaacagaaggaggaggagtacGCCGAGATCCTGGAGGCgctgaagaggagagaggaggag GCAACCTGCAGGGCTACACCCTCCCAGAATCCAGACTCAACACACCCACCTGTTGACGGACAGGAAGTCGAGCAAGAACACACTGCTATGgaag acTTTGAGGATGACCAGAGACCGTGTCCTCCATGTTGGTATTCCTTTGCTGACATCTTCCTGAAGTGGAACTGCTGTGGTTGCTGGCGGTGGCTCAAAATACGGCTCTACACCATCGTCATGGACCCATTCTTCGACCTTGGCATCACCATCTGCATCGTCCTCAACACCGTCTTCATGGCCATGGAGCACTATCCAATGACGGATCAGTTTGAGGAGCTACTGAGTGTCGGAAACCTG GTCTTCACAGGGATCTTCACAGCAGAGATGGTGCTCAAACTTCTGGCCATGGACCCGTACTACTACTTCCAG gtGGGGTGGAACATCTTTGACAGCATCATCGTAACCATGAGTCTGGTGGAGCTGGGATTGGCTAACGTTCAGGGCCTGTCTGTGCTGCGCTCATTCCGATTG ATGCGTGTCTTTAAGCTGGCCAAGTCTTGGCCGACCCTCAACATGCTGATCAAGATCATTGGAAACTCGGTGGGGGCTCTGGGGAACCTGACTCTGGTCCTCGCCATCATCGTTTTCATCTTCGCCGTCGTCGGGATGCAGCTGTTTGGGAAGAACTACAAAGACTGCGTCTGTCGCATCTCGGGGGACTGCGAGCTTCCTCGCTGGCACATGAATGACTTCTTCCACGccttcctcatcatcttcaggaTCCTGTGTGGAGAATGGATCGAGACCATGTGGGACTGCATGGAGGTCTCGGGTCAGACCATGTGTCTGATTGTGTTCATGATGGTCCTGGTCATTGGAAACCTTGTT GTCCTGAACCTGTTCCTGGCCTTGTTGCTGAGCTCATTCAGCGGTGATAATCTGGCAGCTCCAGAGGATGAAGGTGAAAACAACTTGCAGATCGCCATAAATCGGATCAACAGGGCCGTGGCCTGGATCAAGTCCTGGATCCTAGAGCAGATTTGGACTGTCTTGGGAAAGAAGAGGCATGTCAACCCAGACCACATTG TCGACGGTGACGACAACGACACAAAGGAGGTTTTGCATTTGACCTTTGTGACCTCAGACCAGCCAGTGTCAGAGGTCAATGCCCTCGGCTGTAGCCACGACAACCTGAGCAGCAACTACCACAACATCACCTTCCTGAAGGTGCCCATCGCGGAGTCCGAGTCGGAGTCTGAGTCCGAGTCGGAGTCTGAGTCCGACTTTGAGACAcctgaaaatgaagatgaagaagaggatgaagaggaagacaagaaagaaaagctttCCAAA GGTGAAGAGTCGTCAACCTGCAGCACAGTACAGAAACTTCCTGAAGTccaagaggaagaggacgatGAAGATCAGGATACTAATACACCTGAGGACTGCTGCACTGACA ACTGTTACCGTCGCTGCCCGCGCCTGGACATAGACACATCCCAGGGCAGAGGGAAGGTCTGGTCTAACTTCAGGAGAACCTGTTTCTCCATTGTGGAACACAACTACTTTGAgaccttcatcatcttcatgatACTGCTCAGCAGCGGAGCTCTG GCATTTGAGGACATCTACCTGGAGCAGCGTCGGGTCATAAAGATTGTTCTGGAGTATGCAGACCAGGTATTCACCTACGTGTTTGTGGTAGAGATGATTCTCAAGTGGATCGCCTACGGATTCAAGATCTACTTCACCAACGCCTGGTGCTGGCTGGACTTCCTTATTGTAGAC GTGTCTCTAGTGTCTCTGACAGCCAACATCCTGGGATACTCTGAGCTGGGAGCCATCAAGTCTCTGAGGACTCTAAGAGCTCTGAGGCCTCTGAGGGCCCTGTCCCGCTTTGAGGGCATGAGG gtggtGGTGAATGCTCTGGTTGGAGCGATCCCCTCCATCTTTAACGTGCTGCTGGTGTGTCTGATCTTCTGGCTGATCTTCAGCATCATGGGAGTGAATTTGTTTGCAGGAAAGTTTTATTACTGTTTCAATGAGACGTCAGAGGAGATGTTTCACCCTGCGGACATCAACAACAAGACCGAGTGTTTCGCTCTGATCAATGAAAACTTCTCTGAGGTCCGCTGGAAGAACCTGAAGGTCAACTACGACAATGTGGGAATGGGCTACCTGTCGCTGCTGCAAGTG gCCACATTTAAAGGCTGGATGGACATCATGTACGCTGCAGTGGACTCCAGAGAG GTGGAGGACCAGCCGGTGTACGAGGGTAACCTGTACATGTACCTGTACTTCGTCTGTTTCATCATCTTTGGCTCCTTCTTCACCCTCAACCTCTTCATCGGAGTCATCATCGACAACTTCAACCAGCAGAAAGCCAAG TTGGGAGGAacagatattttcatgacagaggagcagaaaaaaTATTACAATGCCATGAAGAAACTGGGCTCTAAGAAACCTCAGAAACCTGTTCCACGACCTGAT AACAAGTTCCAGGGTCTGGTCTTTGACTTGGTCACTAAACAGTTTTTCGACATCTTCATCATGGTGTTGATCTGCCTCAACATGGTGACCATGATGGTGGAGACGGACGAGCAGAGCCTGGAGAAAGAGACCATCTTGTACTGGGTCAACCTGGTCTTCATCATCGTCTTCACCACTGAGTGCTCTCTAAAGATCATCGCACTCAGGCAGCACTACTTTGCCGTTGGCTGGAACATTTTCGACTTTGTAGTGGTCATCCTGTCCATTGTAG gCCTTCTCCTCGCTGACCTCATAGAGAAGTATTTTGTTTCGCCCACTCTCTTTCGTGTGATCCGATTGGCTCGTATCGGTCGAATCCTTCGTCTTATCCGAGGAGCTAAGGGAATCCGGACGCTTCTGTTtgccctgatgatgtcacttcctgcccTCTTCAACATTggtctgctcctcttcctcatcatgtTCATCTTCTCCATCTTCGGAATGTCAAATTTTGCCTATGTGAGGAAGGAGGCCATGATAGATGACATTTTTAACTTTGAGAGCTTTGGGAACAGCATGATCTGTTTGTTTATGATCACCACATCAGCCGGATGGGACGGCCTGCTGAGTCCCATCATGAACACAGCGCCAGACTGTGACCCAGACATCGAGAACCCTGGATCAATGGTGAGAGGGAACTGTGGCAGCCCGGCGGTGGGCATTGTCTTTTTCACCACCTACATTATTATGTCCTTCCTGGTGGTGGTCAACATGTACATCGCCATCATCCTGGAGAACTTCAACGTGGCCACAGAGGAGAGCACCGACCCGCTGTGTGAGGATGACTTTGAGATGTTTTATGAAACCTGGGAGAAGTTTGACCCCGATGCCTCACAGTTTATACAGTACAG TAAACTGTCAGACTTCTGCGACACTCTCCAGGATCCTCTGAGGATTCCCAAACCCAACACCATCAAACTGATCCACATGGATCTGCCTCTGGTTCCTGGAGACAAGATCCATTGTCTTGACATTCTGCTGGCACTCACTGCACAG GTGTTGGGGGATTCAGGAGCAATGGATACACTCAAAGCCAGCATGGAGGAGAAATTCATGGCTAACAACCcctcaaag GTGTCTTATGAACCGATCAGCAGCACCCTGCGGAGAAAACAGGAGGAGGTGGCGGCGATGGTGATCCAGCAAGCGTACAGGAAACACCTTCTTCGGCGGACGGTCAAATTGGCATCTTACAAATACCGCGAGAAGACAGATAGACGGCGAGACGAGGATTCGCCCCCAGAGACAGAAGGACTTCTCTTTAAACGAATCAGTCAGCTGTATGGAGACAGCCAGGACACAGAGGAGCAACCTCCTCCAGCCCGAGTGGAGCTTCAGAGTGAGTTACTCCTCCATGCCACTCCTCCCCTGAGCACCCCCGACTTTCTGCAAGATGAGAACCTGAGGGAATCGATCGTGTGA